The window CCGCTCGGGTGCGGGCGGCGGCCTCGCGGCTGGCGTCGCTGAGCACGGCCTGACCGCGTCGGGGGGCGGAGGGGGCGGGACGGGCGGGGGGTCGCCCGCCCAGCGCGCCACCCCCGCGATCATGACGATCATCCGCTCGCGACTAGGCAGATTGTATAGAGGGAACCCCAGGGAGGGAGGCAAACTGAGCAGCTTGAACAGCTCGGAGAGCCACTCTTGTGCAGAGCATGAGGTCCGGTGTCTTCTACCGTCAGGCGCTGGAAACACGCACACCGAAAGGGATGACGCATGAGCATCGAGCAGACCCTCACTAGCCAGGAGCGGCTGGCGGAGCTCGACCTTGAGCAGCTCAAGCAGCTGGTCGGACTCGTGGAGTACGACGCCGAGGGCGACCCCTTCCCGGTGACGGGGTGGGACGCGGTGGTCTGGTCGGTGGGCAACGCGACGCAGGCGGCGCTGTACTTCCAGACGGTCTTCGGGATGGAGCTGGTCGCCTACTCCGGTCCGGAGACCGGCAACCGTGACCACCACGCGTTCGTGCTCCGCTCCGGAGCGATCCGGTTCGTGCTCAAGGGCGGCGTCAGCCCGGACAGCCCGCTGCTCGACCACCACCGCCGGCACGGCGACGGCGTGATCGACATCGCCCTCGAAGTACCCGACGTCGACAGGTGCGTCGCGCACGCCCGCAAGCAGGGCGCGACCGTGCTGGAGGAACCGCACGACACCACCGACGAACACGGCACCGTCCGCACCGCGGCCATCGCGACCTACGGCGAGACCCGCCACACCCTGGTGGACCGCTCCCGTTACACCGGCCCCTATCTGCCCGGGTACGTGGCCCGCAGCTCCGGATACGTGAAGCCGGAGGGCGAGCCCAAGCGCATTTTCCAGGCACTCGACCACGTCGTGGGCAACGTGGAACTCGGCAACATGGACGAGTGGGTCGACTTCTACAACCGTGTCATGGGCTTCACCAACATGGCCGAGTTCATCGGCGACGACATCGCCACCGAGTACTCGGCGCTCATGAGCAAGGTCGTCGCCAGTGGCAACCACCGGGTGAAGTTCCCCCTCAACGAGCCGGCGATCGCGAAGAAGCGTTCGCAGATCGACGAGTACCTCGACTTCTACCGCGGCCCCGGCGCCCAGCACCTCGCCCTCGCCACCAACGACATCATCAGGACCGTCGACGTGCTGCGGTCCAAGGGCATCGAGTTCCTCGCCACGCCGGCCAGTTACTACACCGACCCGGAACTGCGCGCCCGGATCGGCAACGTGCGTGTGCCCATCGAGGAACTGGCCTCCCGCGGCATCCTCGTCGACCGCGACGAGGACGGCTACCTGCTGCAGATCTTCACCAAGCCGATCGGCGACCGGCCCACGGTGTTCTTCGAGTTCATCGAGCGCCACGGCTCTCTCGGCTTCGGCAAGGGCAACTTCCAGGCGCTGTTCGAGGCGATCGAGCGCGAGCAGGAGAGGCGCGGCAACTTCTAGGGCACCATACGGAGCGTCAGCATGTGGAGGGGCGAGGGCTGCGCAGCCGGACACCCCGCCACGCGCCGGCCGCGCGGTGGCAGCGACCTGCCCCTCCGACGGCTGCCGCTCCGATGCCTGCCCTCCGGCGACTGTCGCTCCGGTGCAGGGCGTGTTGCTGATGTGCGCGGCGCTGGCGGGTGCCCCGCGGTCCTGGCCCAGGGTGCCGTACCGGGTGGTGGCCGCCGTGGCCCGGACGGCGTCGGTACTCGGGATCTTCCTGGTGGTTCTGGACACCGCCCTGACGAACGACAGCGACTACTGCACGGGGAATGCGCCCGTGGATGCGATCTCGGGGAACGTGGTGGCACCGTGCCTTCTGATCGCGCCGGCCGCCGGATCGTCGGCCGCGTGGATTCGTGGGTGATCTCGCGTCGCCGGGCGGGGCCCGCAGCGCTGTACGCGGTGTGGCTCGCCACGGTCGCCGTCACCGTCGTGCTCTCCTTGGGTGTGCCGCTCCACGCGGCCCGGACCTGCGGTCCGTCCGGGATCGGCTGAGGACCGCCGCCCACCTCGGAGACCGTGTGTCAGACGATGTCCAGCTCCTGGTGCGGGCCGGCCGGCAGGCCGATGTCCACCGGGTCCCCGGGGTGCACCACGCCGCCCGTCACCACGATGCCCATGATCCCGGACCGGAACCGGGGCCGGCCGTGCTCGTCCCGTCCCACGACCTGTTTCATCAGACCCTTCCGGAATCCGTCGATCTGCGCGCAGGGATTGCGCAGCCCGGTCACCTCGACGACGGCGGTCTCCCCGAGCCGCAGCCGCGTCCCCCGGGGCAGCGCGAGCAGGTCGACCCCCCGCGTGGTGACATTCTCCCCGAGTTCCCCCGCCGACACCTCGAACCCGGCCCGCCGCACCTCCTCGAACAGTTCCTCGTGCAGGAGGTGCACCTGCCGGAGATTGGGCTGGGCAGGGTCCTTCCTCATCCGGAAACGGTGCTTCACCGTCGCCCCGCTGTGAACATCCCCCTCCACCCCGAACCCGGCGAGCAAGGTGATGCTCTCCCGGTTCGGCTTGCTGAATGAATACGTTCCGTTGCTGCTGACCGCAGCGATCGTCCCACCCATGGGGTAAGCCTACGAGCGCGGCGCCGGTCAGGCGTTCGCGGCCCATGTGCGCAGCGCCGTCCTACTCGCGAAGTCGGCGACGTTCTTGTCCAGCGGGTCGTCGGTGTACTGGTGGAAGCGCCACTTGGCCTTGATGCGGGGCCTGCCCGCCGAGACGTAGTCGGCGATCCAGAGGCCGTCACCGGCGTACGACGTCGTGTCGAGCGTCAGCCAGTAGTGCCGGTTCGCGTACAGCACGACCCGGTTGTTCGGGCGCAGCCGCTTGACCTTGCGGATGAACTGGTCCTTCTCCGCGTTCGACGCGTGCGTGCCCTCGCCGGTGGTCTCCCAGTCCACGGCGAGGATGTCGCCCTCCTTCTCGGGGGCGTGTCTGACGAAGTACTCGGCCTGGGCGGTGAGGTTCCCGGGCCACAGGAAGTGGTAGAAGCCGACGACCAGGCCGGCGTCACGGGCGTGCTTGGTCTGGGCCGCGAGTTTCGGGTTGATGTAGGAGCGGCCCTCCGTCGCCTTGATGAAGACGAAGGAGTATCCGTCCGTGTCGTAGGACGAGGACTGGTAGGCGCTGACATCGATGCCACGGAGCATGTGGGGGCTCCCTGAAGTGCGAGTGGGGAATCGGAGTTGATGATGCCCCATATGCCCGGACGGGAACCTCTGCGCCTCCTGGTCACCGCGTCGGGTTCCGCCGCCCACCGCCCCGCGGGGAGCGCCGCGCACGCACCCCCGTCCCGCCTGGGCTCGGCCCCTGGCGTCCGGGACCCGTTCATGCATGATGACGGGATGAACCAGAGTGACCAGCGCTTCCACGTCATCGTGCTGTCGAACTTCGCGAAGGGCTTCGACAAGTACGCCTACGCGTACGGCAAGGCCGGAATTCCGGAAAGCACCTATCCCGACCGGTTCCACCTGCTGACCCGCGCGGAGTTGGGAATCGGCATCGGCAAGGCGACACGTTTGCTGGACCGTCTGGCCATCCCCGGCGACCGGCTGTTGGTGCTGGAAACGATGGTGGACCCCGACACGCTGGTGCCCAACGTGTCGACCGGTCTCGGCATGGAACTGCACGAGGCACGCATCCGGTTGTCGGCAGTCCATGAACTCGACCAGCCGGGCGACGAGGTCACTCTGCGCCCTACGACCGTCGAGGACGCCATGGCGGCCTCCCTGCACCTGCACGGATCGGCACTGCGTCACTACGCCGACACACGGCCGCGCTCGGTCTCGGTTCTGCCGGTGGCCTCCGCCTGCCAGGCGCGGTGCTCGTTCTGCTTCTCCGCAGCCTCGATCTCCAGCGACCAGGCGCCGGCACGGGTGCCGTGGGACGCGGTCACCCAGTGGCTGGAGCGTGCCCGCGCGGCGGGGGCCGAGCGTGCGGTGATCACCGGCGGCGGGGAACCCACGCTCATACCCTTCGAACAGCAGCTGCGACTGGTGACCGCCTGCTCGGCGGCCTTCCCGAAGGTCGTCCTGATCACCAACGCGCACACCCTGGCGAAAGGCGAGCACGCTGACCGGACCGGCCGCCTCGCAGCCCTGAGCGGCGCGGGCCTGAGCGTGCTGGCGGTCTCCCGGCATCATCAGGACGACGCCGTCAGCGAGCGGCTGATGATGCTGCGCACCCCGGTGAGCGCGGTGATCGACACCTGGCGCGCGGAACGTGACCGCTGGCCGGGGCTGCGGATGAGGCTGATCTGCGTGCTCCAGCACGGCGGCGTCGCCGACGCGGCCGGGGTCGCCGACTACCTGTCGTGGGCCGCGGGTCTCGGCGTCGAGGAAGTCTGCTTCAAAGAGCTCTACGTATCCACCAGCACCGAGTCGCTCTACTTCGACCGTGCCGCCAATGTCTGGAGCCGAGAACACCAGGTGTCGCTGTCCGTCGTCACCCGGTTCGCTGAGCGGCACGGCTTCGCACTGGCGGACCGCCTGCCCTGGGGCGCGCCGGTCTACCACGGCAGCTGGGACGGACGGCCGATGCGGATCGCCGCCTACACCGAGCCCAGCCTGCTCTGGGAACGCACCAGCGGGATCGCACGCAGCTGGAACGTCATGGCCGACGGACGCTGCTACGCCTCCCTGGAGGACCGGGCCAGCGAGATCGTGACGGAAGGTGCGGCTGCATGAGGTTCGACGAGTTCCAGGACTTCCGGCAGCGGCAACTCAGCGCTTCCACGTCACTTCTGGACGCCGCCGAGACCAACGTGTACGGGGCGCTCGCTCCGCTGCGACCGGAAACGCCGACCGACGCGCGTACGGTGCACCGCTGCGATCTCGCCCGTGCCTGGCTGCGGCGCTTCGAGCTGCCGGAAGAGTGGTCCGGCCGCGCCATGGTCTGCCGAGGGGTTCGCCACGGGCTCGGTACGGTCTTCCGGGGACTGCGCGCCGAGCGAGCGCGGTTGTGGCTGCCCAGCGACGTGTACCCGGTCTATTTCGAGCTGGCCCACGCCGCGGGCCTGGTGCCCGAGGCGTACCCGACACTGCCGGCGCCGGCCCTGCCGCAGGCGCCGGCGGACCACCGGCCCGCATACCTGCTCCTCGCCAACCCCACCAAGCCGCTCGGCCGATACCTGTCCGATGCCGAATGCGCCGCGGTGATCTCGTGGTTGCGGGAGTCACCTCGCCGCCGCGTGCTGATCGACAGCGTCTACGACCTCGGGGCCCCGTTCGCCTCCGGCACACGGCGACTGCTGGACACCGGCCGTGCGGTCCTGCTGCATTCGGTCACCAAGGGATGGCTGTGGCCACGCACGTTCGGCGTGGTCCTGCTGGGGCCGGAGCAAGCCGGATGGGCCGAAGCGTTCCGGGCGGACCCGCCGGCAGCGGCACAGCTGAGGCTCGCCGACCGCTTGCTGACCGAGCACAGCGGAGTACCCGGCCAGGTCGTCGACGAACTGGCCGCACGAGCTGAGCGCCTGTTCGAACAGCTGCCGGACGAAGTGCTCGGCGCGATCCCCACCGCGAGCCGTACCTCCCCCGGCAACTACTTCTTCCCGGTCGACATCCCATCGGAAACGCTCCGACGCGAGTGCGGCGTACTCGCCATGCCGGCCAGCGTGTTCGGAGCGAACAACTGGCCGGGCTCCATCCTGACCAGCCTTGCCGACACCTTCGGCCCGACGCCGACGGTGGCACGCCGAAACCACTGAACAACCTGTCTGGACCGGGGGCCCGAGCGAACGGCCGGGTCCTGGACGTGACGTGCGAACCAGGGCGCATGCCCCTGCCGTTCGCGCGGGCGCGGATGCCACAGGGTTTGCCGTCCGGCCACCGCCCTCGGTAGCACTAGAGGCGAGTACGTCTTGAAGTTGGAAATGTAAATACAGGCGCTGGCAGACGACCTGGTCGAGGAGTACGTCGAGCACTGCCGGATGCCCGGCAACTCGTGGCAGGCGGCGGTGCACCACCGCAACAACTGCATCGGCAGCTTCGGGCTAAGGCCGGTCGGAGGCCGGCCGTAGGGCGTCGGAGATGGACTTGGCGCCGCCGTGTGCGGTGAAGCCGCCGTCTACGGGGATCTCGGCGCCGGTGATGAAGGAGGCGTCGTCGGAGAGGAGGAAGACCACCAGCGGGGTGATCTCGTCGACGGTGCCGGTGCGGGCCAGCGGCGTCTCACGGATGTTCGCCTCGCGGAAGGCCGGCGCGGCGGAGGCGGTCATCTCGGTCTCGATGAAGCCGGGGTGGACGGTGTTCACGCGGATGCCCCGCGGGCCCAGCTCGACACAGGCCGCCTTCGACAGGCCGCGCAGCGCCCACTTGCTGGCCGTGTAGGCGACCGGGTAGTGCCCGGTGAGCCCGGCGGACGAGCCGACGTTGACGATCGACGAGCCCGGCGGCATCAGCGGAGCCAGGTGCTGGATGGCAAGGAGCGGGCCGGTGACGTTGACGGCGTGGACGCGGGCGAAGTCCTCGGGCGTGACCTCCTGCAACCGCGCGCGCCAGGTGATGCCGGCGTTGTTGACCAGGCCGTGGACCTCTCCGTACCTGCGACGCAGCTTTTCGGCGAGTGCCGCCCACTCCTTCGGCTCGGTGACGTCCAGGCACAGACAACCCGGAGCCTGCGTCACATCGGTGGCGACGACCACCGCCCCCGCCCGGGTCAGCGCCTCGGCCTCGGCCGCGCCCTGCCCGCGCGCGGCTCCGGTGACGACGACGACCTTGCCGTCCAGCCTGCTCGCGGCCCCGCGGTTCACGGGCGCGTCCGCGTGCGCTTGCGGGCCCGGGGGACCGGTACCGGTCCGGTGCCGGGCACCACGGTGTTGGACACGGTGCCGATGCCCTCGACGGTGAGGGTGACGGTGTCGCCGGGTTTCAGGGGTGGCGGGTCCTGGCGTCCGCGTACGCCCCACAGCTCGGCCAGGCAGCCGCCGTTGCCGCAGGTGCCGGAGCCGAGCAGATCGCCGGGACGGACGTACGTGCCGCGCGAGGCGTAGGCGACCATCTCCTCGAAG is drawn from Streptomyces bottropensis ATCC 25435 and contains these coding sequences:
- the hppD gene encoding 4-hydroxyphenylpyruvate dioxygenase, which codes for MSIEQTLTSQERLAELDLEQLKQLVGLVEYDAEGDPFPVTGWDAVVWSVGNATQAALYFQTVFGMELVAYSGPETGNRDHHAFVLRSGAIRFVLKGGVSPDSPLLDHHRRHGDGVIDIALEVPDVDRCVAHARKQGATVLEEPHDTTDEHGTVRTAAIATYGETRHTLVDRSRYTGPYLPGYVARSSGYVKPEGEPKRIFQALDHVVGNVELGNMDEWVDFYNRVMGFTNMAEFIGDDIATEYSALMSKVVASGNHRVKFPLNEPAIAKKRSQIDEYLDFYRGPGAQHLALATNDIIRTVDVLRSKGIEFLATPASYYTDPELRARIGNVRVPIEELASRGILVDRDEDGYLLQIFTKPIGDRPTVFFEFIERHGSLGFGKGNFQALFEAIEREQERRGNF
- a CDS encoding MOSC domain-containing protein, yielding MGGTIAAVSSNGTYSFSKPNRESITLLAGFGVEGDVHSGATVKHRFRMRKDPAQPNLRQVHLLHEELFEEVRRAGFEVSAGELGENVTTRGVDLLALPRGTRLRLGETAVVEVTGLRNPCAQIDGFRKGLMKQVVGRDEHGRPRFRSGIMGIVVTGGVVHPGDPVDIGLPAGPHQELDIV
- a CDS encoding glycoside hydrolase family 25 protein, translated to MLRGIDVSAYQSSSYDTDGYSFVFIKATEGRSYINPKLAAQTKHARDAGLVVGFYHFLWPGNLTAQAEYFVRHAPEKEGDILAVDWETTGEGTHASNAEKDQFIRKVKRLRPNNRVVLYANRHYWLTLDTTSYAGDGLWIADYVSAGRPRIKAKWRFHQYTDDPLDKNVADFASRTALRTWAANA
- a CDS encoding radical SAM protein → MNQSDQRFHVIVLSNFAKGFDKYAYAYGKAGIPESTYPDRFHLLTRAELGIGIGKATRLLDRLAIPGDRLLVLETMVDPDTLVPNVSTGLGMELHEARIRLSAVHELDQPGDEVTLRPTTVEDAMAASLHLHGSALRHYADTRPRSVSVLPVASACQARCSFCFSAASISSDQAPARVPWDAVTQWLERARAAGAERAVITGGGEPTLIPFEQQLRLVTACSAAFPKVVLITNAHTLAKGEHADRTGRLAALSGAGLSVLAVSRHHQDDAVSERLMMLRTPVSAVIDTWRAERDRWPGLRMRLICVLQHGGVADAAGVADYLSWAAGLGVEEVCFKELYVSTSTESLYFDRAANVWSREHQVSLSVVTRFAERHGFALADRLPWGAPVYHGSWDGRPMRIAAYTEPSLLWERTSGIARSWNVMADGRCYASLEDRASEIVTEGAAA
- a CDS encoding aminotransferase class I/II-fold pyridoxal phosphate-dependent enzyme, which encodes MRFDEFQDFRQRQLSASTSLLDAAETNVYGALAPLRPETPTDARTVHRCDLARAWLRRFELPEEWSGRAMVCRGVRHGLGTVFRGLRAERARLWLPSDVYPVYFELAHAAGLVPEAYPTLPAPALPQAPADHRPAYLLLANPTKPLGRYLSDAECAAVISWLRESPRRRVLIDSVYDLGAPFASGTRRLLDTGRAVLLHSVTKGWLWPRTFGVVLLGPEQAGWAEAFRADPPAAAQLRLADRLLTEHSGVPGQVVDELAARAERLFEQLPDEVLGAIPTASRTSPGNYFFPVDIPSETLRRECGVLAMPASVFGANNWPGSILTSLADTFGPTPTVARRNH
- a CDS encoding SDR family NAD(P)-dependent oxidoreductase; amino-acid sequence: MNRGAASRLDGKVVVVTGAARGQGAAEAEALTRAGAVVVATDVTQAPGCLCLDVTEPKEWAALAEKLRRRYGEVHGLVNNAGITWRARLQEVTPEDFARVHAVNVTGPLLAIQHLAPLMPPGSSIVNVGSSAGLTGHYPVAYTASKWALRGLSKAACVELGPRGIRVNTVHPGFIETEMTASAAPAFREANIRETPLARTGTVDEITPLVVFLLSDDASFITGAEIPVDGGFTAHGGAKSISDALRPASDRP